Proteins found in one Sinorhizobium fredii USDA 257 genomic segment:
- a CDS encoding heavy metal translocating P-type ATPase, translated as MTRSRVFEPFWQGEALGKRLLLAVIAVALLSGTVAWLADRPDLSASSWAAGTAVILASLLTEIAISLGRKEFGLDLIAALAMGGALLLGEYLTGSIVALMYTGGQALEDFAQRRARRELTALLNRVPRIAARYADGQLQEVSVEELKPGDRILVRRGEVVPVDGNVMDGVAVLDEAALTGEALPVRRRSGEPVTSGTTNAGDAFEMLAANSASDSTYAAIVRLVEEARAAKAPMVRLADRYALVFLTITLLLAGGAWAESGEAIRALAVLVVATPCPLILAVPVAIVSGVSRCAAKGVLVKGGGALEMLARVKTVILDKTGTITDGRARLIEVKSRTDLDPLEVLRLAASLDQGSHHVIARALVAAARERGLRLAAPSGSREEAGSGVTGCIDRHEIAVGGWDFVSARIEETAFSRDIREWIRRDGTVSVLAAKDGTLAGAFLLADEVRPEAGSVLRRLREAGVDRIVLATGDRTELAESLQSFLGLDSVVAELKPEDKTRIVEAERSAGPVMMVGDGVNDAPALAAADVGVAMGARGAAASSEAADVVILVDRLDRLVSAISIAHRSRSIALQSVYMGMGLSVAGMFAAAFGYLTPVQGALLQEAIDVVAILNALRALGNPKRGWRKTTQLPHAELIQLEAEHRALMDVVDELRHTTERIQNLPKTEVRKELADLDALLRRRLLPHERQDDEELYPRLRSRAATPDALAGMSRAHMEIQRQVHSLTSLRKALGAHGPSPAQRYEIQRLLHGLEAITRLHFAQEQEIYRLLEDEQ; from the coding sequence TTGACTAGAAGCCGAGTTTTCGAGCCGTTTTGGCAAGGAGAAGCGCTGGGCAAGCGCCTTCTCCTTGCCGTCATCGCTGTAGCCTTGCTCTCCGGCACAGTCGCCTGGCTCGCGGACCGGCCCGATCTCAGCGCCTCGTCCTGGGCTGCCGGCACCGCGGTCATCCTTGCGAGCCTCCTTACCGAGATCGCGATCAGTCTCGGAAGGAAGGAATTCGGGCTGGATCTCATCGCAGCGCTGGCGATGGGCGGCGCCCTTCTTCTCGGCGAATACCTGACCGGCAGCATCGTCGCACTGATGTACACGGGTGGACAGGCGCTCGAGGATTTTGCTCAAAGGCGCGCACGCCGAGAACTGACGGCGCTACTCAATCGGGTACCGCGCATCGCCGCTCGCTACGCGGATGGGCAGTTGCAGGAGGTTTCCGTCGAAGAGTTGAAACCTGGCGACCGGATCCTGGTGCGCCGTGGCGAAGTCGTGCCGGTCGATGGAAACGTGATGGATGGCGTCGCCGTTCTGGACGAGGCGGCCTTGACGGGCGAAGCCCTGCCGGTCCGCCGCCGATCCGGCGAGCCGGTGACGAGCGGCACGACGAACGCTGGCGACGCCTTCGAAATGCTCGCCGCGAATTCGGCGAGCGATAGTACCTATGCGGCAATTGTCAGGCTGGTGGAGGAGGCAAGAGCCGCGAAGGCGCCGATGGTTCGGCTTGCCGACCGCTACGCGCTGGTGTTTCTCACGATCACGCTCCTTCTCGCCGGCGGCGCCTGGGCCGAGAGTGGCGAAGCGATCCGGGCGCTCGCGGTCCTGGTCGTTGCGACACCGTGCCCTCTCATTCTCGCGGTCCCGGTGGCGATTGTCTCCGGTGTCTCCCGCTGCGCCGCCAAAGGCGTGCTCGTGAAGGGCGGCGGCGCGCTCGAGATGCTTGCGCGCGTGAAGACGGTGATCCTCGACAAAACCGGGACAATTACCGATGGCCGGGCCCGTCTTATCGAGGTCAAGTCCCGCACCGATCTCGACCCTTTGGAAGTGCTGCGTCTGGCCGCATCGCTGGATCAGGGCTCGCACCACGTCATCGCCCGCGCGCTGGTCGCAGCCGCAAGAGAGCGGGGATTGCGGCTGGCCGCACCATCTGGATCCCGTGAAGAGGCGGGCTCCGGCGTGACCGGCTGCATCGACCGCCACGAGATCGCGGTAGGCGGCTGGGATTTCGTCAGCGCCAGGATCGAGGAGACCGCCTTCTCGCGAGACATCCGGGAGTGGATCAGGAGGGATGGCACCGTTTCGGTTCTCGCCGCGAAGGACGGAACTCTGGCGGGGGCGTTTCTGCTTGCGGACGAGGTCAGACCGGAGGCCGGCAGCGTGCTGAGGCGATTGCGCGAGGCCGGCGTCGATCGGATCGTGCTTGCGACCGGGGATCGCACCGAGCTCGCGGAAAGCCTTCAGTCCTTCCTCGGGTTGGACAGCGTTGTCGCCGAATTGAAGCCGGAGGACAAAACTCGGATTGTGGAAGCGGAAAGATCGGCAGGACCGGTGATGATGGTGGGCGATGGCGTCAACGATGCGCCGGCTCTCGCAGCCGCCGATGTTGGGGTGGCTATGGGCGCGCGCGGGGCGGCTGCCTCCTCGGAAGCGGCGGACGTCGTGATCCTGGTGGACAGGCTCGATCGCCTCGTCAGCGCCATCAGCATCGCGCACCGGTCACGCAGCATAGCCCTCCAGAGCGTCTATATGGGCATGGGCCTGTCCGTCGCTGGCATGTTTGCGGCTGCCTTCGGCTACCTGACACCGGTTCAGGGTGCACTGCTGCAAGAAGCGATCGACGTCGTCGCCATCTTGAACGCGCTGCGCGCTCTTGGAAACCCTAAGCGCGGCTGGCGGAAAACAACACAATTACCGCACGCGGAGCTCATACAGCTCGAAGCCGAGCATCGTGCCCTGATGGACGTGGTGGACGAGCTACGCCATACGACCGAACGCATTCAGAATCTGCCGAAAACGGAAGTCCGTAAGGAGCTTGCGGACCTGGACGCCCTGCTCCGTCGACGTCTTCTGCCGCACGAGCGGCAGGACGACGAGGAACTCTATCCGAGACTGCGCAGTCGGGCGGCCACGCCGGATGCCCTTGCCGGCATGAGTAGGGCTCACATGGAGATTCAGCGTCAGGTCCACAGCCTGACCTCCCTTCGAAAGGCCCTCGGCGCGCACGGGCCGAGCCCGGCGCAGCGCTACGAGATCCAGCGGCTGCTCCACGGGCTCGAAGCGATCACCCGGCTACACTTTGCCCAGGAGCAGGAAATCTATCGCTTGCTCGAGGACGAGCAGTAG
- a CDS encoding DUF2933 domain-containing protein, translated as MHGEHERDVAEPAGFWRSKTGIVLIGFLLIGGFLLVSEHRVHALGFLPYLLVLACPLLHIFHHGHGGHGAHKRGLSHRGAPEVR; from the coding sequence TTGCACGGCGAACATGAGAGAGATGTTGCGGAGCCTGCAGGCTTCTGGCGCTCCAAGACAGGGATCGTGCTGATCGGTTTTCTACTGATCGGCGGATTTCTTCTCGTCTCCGAGCATCGCGTGCACGCCCTCGGCTTTCTTCCTTATCTGCTCGTCCTTGCCTGTCCCCTGCTGCATATTTTTCATCATGGTCATGGCGGCCATGGCGCACACAAGCGCGGTCTGTCGCACCGCGGTGCACCCGAGGTCCGCTGA
- a CDS encoding efflux RND transporter periplasmic adaptor subunit: MQAKWLKRAGWLTTVGAAAAAAVWFAWPRPIPVDMAAAVRAPMAVTIDEEARTRVRHVYTVTAPVTGKVLRISLPDGHDETSLHVGDEVIAGKTVVAIMQPVTPGLLDVRSRAELQAAVVAANAIITLAEAEIRRIEAAVRFARAELARAEGLARTNTISARDLQRARFDLDTIEAQLATAKAQLDVRRREQAVASARLTGSPEADVSTGEGCCVQIRAPVNGRVLRIVQEDEAVVQAGAPLIELGDPKDLEIVADFLSSEAVQIDPGAAVIVDGWGGPALRDRVKRIDPAGFVKVSALGIEEQRVGTVVDLVDPPDSWSRLGHDFRVIVHVSIWESEDALAIPVSALFRRGDDWAVFAVSDGRARATIVRTGQRNSRMVEVLSGLSPGDRVVLHPSDRVADGTMVAERHNRA, translated from the coding sequence ATGCAAGCGAAATGGCTGAAACGGGCCGGATGGCTCACCACTGTCGGGGCGGCGGCGGCTGCCGCCGTCTGGTTCGCCTGGCCGCGGCCGATCCCCGTGGACATGGCCGCCGCTGTGAGGGCGCCGATGGCGGTGACGATCGACGAAGAGGCAAGAACACGCGTCCGGCATGTCTACACGGTCACCGCGCCCGTGACCGGAAAGGTTCTCAGAATCTCCCTTCCGGACGGCCATGACGAAACATCCCTTCACGTCGGCGATGAAGTGATTGCGGGCAAGACGGTAGTGGCGATCATGCAGCCGGTGACCCCAGGCCTGCTCGATGTACGCTCCAGGGCGGAACTGCAGGCAGCCGTCGTCGCCGCGAATGCTATCATCACCTTGGCGGAGGCAGAAATCCGCCGTATCGAAGCGGCAGTCAGGTTCGCTCGTGCCGAACTTGCGCGCGCCGAGGGGCTTGCACGCACCAACACGATTTCTGCACGTGACTTGCAAAGGGCCAGGTTCGATCTCGATACCATTGAAGCGCAACTCGCGACTGCCAAGGCACAGCTTGACGTTCGGCGGCGAGAGCAGGCGGTGGCGTCGGCACGCCTCACCGGATCGCCCGAGGCGGATGTAAGCACCGGCGAAGGCTGCTGCGTCCAAATCCGCGCACCCGTGAACGGCCGTGTGCTCAGGATCGTCCAGGAGGACGAAGCGGTCGTTCAGGCTGGCGCGCCGCTCATCGAGCTCGGTGATCCGAAGGACCTCGAGATAGTCGCGGATTTCCTCTCGAGCGAGGCCGTCCAGATCGACCCCGGTGCTGCGGTCATCGTTGACGGCTGGGGTGGACCGGCCCTGCGCGACCGAGTGAAGCGCATCGATCCCGCCGGCTTCGTGAAGGTTTCGGCTCTCGGAATCGAGGAGCAGCGTGTCGGCACCGTTGTCGATCTCGTCGATCCGCCCGACTCCTGGTCTCGGCTTGGCCATGACTTCCGGGTCATCGTCCACGTATCCATTTGGGAATCGGAAGACGCCCTCGCGATACCCGTGAGTGCGCTGTTTCGGCGGGGGGACGACTGGGCTGTCTTTGCGGTGAGCGACGGTCGCGCCCGAGCCACGATCGTCCGCACTGGACAGCGAAACAGCAGGATGGTGGAAGTGTTGTCGGGGCTCTCGCCAGGGGACCGGGTCGTGCTCCATCCGAGCGACCGTGTGGCCGACGGCACGATGGTGGCAGAGCGGCACAATCGCGCTTGA
- a CDS encoding NAD(P)H-dependent oxidoreductase gives MTRRVTIVQGHPDPAGQHLLHAMADAYADAATAAGHQVRRIEVAKLEFPLLRTQEDFETGALPPGLEQSREDMRWAEHWVFLFPLWHGTMPALLKGFLEHIFRPGFAMEYKKGGFPKRLLAGRSARIIVTMGMPVLLYRWYFGAYGVRSFERSMLGFAGIKPIRESFYGLSFADEKERSRWIKDMRDFGRRAR, from the coding sequence ATGACCAGGCGCGTCACAATTGTCCAGGGCCATCCGGACCCAGCCGGGCAGCACCTCCTGCACGCCATGGCTGACGCTTATGCCGATGCTGCCACGGCAGCGGGACACCAGGTGCGCCGCATAGAGGTGGCCAAGCTCGAGTTCCCGCTGCTGCGAACCCAGGAGGATTTCGAGACCGGGGCATTGCCACCCGGCCTGGAGCAATCGCGTGAGGATATGCGCTGGGCAGAACACTGGGTCTTTCTGTTTCCTCTTTGGCATGGAACGATGCCCGCCCTGCTCAAGGGCTTTCTCGAGCACATCTTCAGGCCGGGCTTTGCAATGGAATACAAGAAGGGCGGCTTTCCGAAGCGGCTGCTGGCCGGACGCTCCGCCCGCATAATCGTCACAATGGGAATGCCGGTGCTTCTTTATCGGTGGTATTTCGGCGCCTATGGCGTGCGCAGTTTCGAGCGTAGTATGCTGGGCTTCGCCGGAATCAAGCCTATTCGCGAGAGCTTCTATGGCCTCTCGTTTGCCGACGAGAAGGAGCGCTCTCGCTGGATCAAAGACATGCGCGACTTCGGCAGACGGGCGCGCTGA
- a CDS encoding ABC transporter permease, protein MATLDTKLQRDLRRLWGQVLAIALVIAGGVASLVLSIGSFRSLDETRTAYYERYEFADVFAEVTGAPNTLVAQIAEISGVAAVEARIAEFALLDIPDFREPATGRFISLPEDRPPQLNRPYMRAGRLPGPSQFNEVMVNESFAKAHAFEPGDRFSATLNGRRRELTIVGIALSPEYVYAIGPGDRMPDDRRFGVIWMWERALAEAYGLDGAFSSVSLKLMPDAVETEVIGALDDLLDRYGGGAAYGRKDQTSHAYLDHGLDMLRNMSRTLPPIFLIVSAFLVNLTLSRLVALEREQIGLLKALGYFNTSIVAHYLKFVAAIAFIGIAIGSAAGTWLGVYVTRLFGEYYRFPFLVFADNPDVYVLAAVLSIAAGIGGAFRSLREIVSLAAAVAMQPPTPPSFRPLLFGWPALGSVVSPRTMMMLRNVSRKPIRAALATLGMAFATGILVVSLFVGNAMEELIDVTYFMADRQDATISFVEKRPEAVLFDVSRLPGVLAVEPYRQVPIRIRKGSRERRTLLSGRPAGADLSRIIDVDLRTVSLPEAGVAISAYLGRLLDARVGDTVEVDLLDGRRRTIQLTVAALVEDYFGIAAMMDAQALSRLLREAPTVNGVHLSVDDGKLDLLYGAIKRMPTVAGVALQRVSLVNFRQSLAIIVTTMAGIYTGLSVVTAFGVVYNSARISLSEHARELATLRVLGFSQGETMRILLLELAAIVALAQPPGWAIGYGLSLVMNKQLAGELMRAPLVVENATYVLATAVIFFAALISALVVGRRVYELDLVSVLKTRE, encoded by the coding sequence ATGGCCACGCTCGACACCAAATTGCAGCGGGATCTGAGGCGGCTCTGGGGTCAGGTCCTCGCCATTGCCCTAGTGATAGCCGGCGGTGTCGCATCCCTCGTGCTGTCGATCGGATCGTTCAGGTCGCTGGATGAGACGCGCACCGCCTACTACGAACGGTACGAGTTCGCTGATGTCTTCGCGGAGGTGACAGGGGCTCCGAATACGCTTGTCGCTCAGATTGCCGAGATCTCGGGCGTCGCCGCGGTCGAGGCCCGCATCGCCGAATTCGCGCTGCTCGACATCCCGGACTTTCGCGAGCCGGCGACTGGCCGTTTCATATCGCTTCCGGAGGATCGTCCACCGCAGCTCAATCGGCCCTATATGCGAGCCGGCCGTCTGCCTGGCCCAAGTCAGTTTAATGAGGTGATGGTCAATGAGAGCTTTGCGAAAGCTCACGCCTTTGAGCCGGGAGACCGGTTCTCGGCCACGCTAAACGGCCGCAGGCGTGAGCTTACCATCGTCGGTATCGCATTGTCGCCGGAATACGTCTACGCGATCGGACCGGGCGACCGGATGCCCGACGATCGCCGCTTCGGTGTGATCTGGATGTGGGAGCGCGCCCTGGCCGAAGCCTACGGTCTCGATGGCGCGTTCTCCTCGGTCAGCCTCAAGCTGATGCCGGATGCGGTTGAGACCGAGGTCATCGGCGCACTCGACGACCTGCTCGATCGCTACGGCGGCGGTGCCGCCTACGGACGCAAAGATCAGACGTCACATGCCTATCTCGATCACGGCCTCGATATGCTCCGGAACATGAGCCGCACGCTGCCGCCGATTTTCCTCATCGTCAGCGCTTTCCTCGTGAACCTGACGCTAAGCCGACTGGTCGCACTCGAACGGGAGCAGATCGGGCTGCTCAAGGCGTTGGGGTACTTCAATACCAGCATCGTTGCCCACTATCTGAAATTCGTCGCCGCGATTGCCTTCATCGGCATCGCGATCGGTAGCGCGGCGGGGACCTGGCTCGGCGTCTACGTGACGCGGCTTTTCGGCGAGTACTACCGGTTCCCATTCCTCGTCTTCGCCGACAATCCCGATGTCTATGTCCTCGCCGCGGTCCTCAGCATAGCTGCTGGGATCGGCGGGGCGTTTCGGTCCCTTCGCGAGATCGTCTCGTTGGCCGCTGCAGTCGCGATGCAGCCTCCGACTCCTCCGTCATTCCGGCCCTTGCTGTTCGGATGGCCCGCACTTGGCTCCGTCGTCTCACCGCGTACGATGATGATGCTCAGGAACGTTTCGAGGAAGCCGATCCGGGCGGCCCTTGCGACGCTCGGCATGGCCTTTGCGACTGGCATTCTCGTCGTTTCACTCTTCGTTGGGAATGCCATGGAGGAACTGATCGACGTGACCTACTTCATGGCCGATCGCCAGGATGCCACGATCAGCTTCGTGGAGAAGCGGCCCGAGGCCGTCCTGTTCGACGTGAGCAGACTGCCCGGCGTGCTCGCGGTCGAACCCTATCGCCAGGTTCCTATCCGCATCCGAAAGGGAAGCCGCGAGCGCAGGACGCTGCTCTCCGGCAGGCCCGCCGGAGCGGACTTGAGCCGGATCATCGACGTTGATCTGCGCACTGTCAGTCTGCCGGAGGCAGGGGTGGCGATTTCCGCCTATCTGGGACGCCTTCTCGATGCGCGCGTGGGCGACACCGTCGAAGTGGACCTGCTCGACGGCCGGCGACGGACGATTCAACTGACCGTAGCCGCCCTGGTGGAGGATTATTTCGGCATTGCCGCGATGATGGATGCCCAAGCTCTTTCCCGCTTGTTGCGCGAGGCCCCGACGGTGAATGGCGTCCATCTCAGCGTGGACGACGGCAAGCTTGATCTGCTCTACGGGGCCATAAAGCGGATGCCGACGGTTGCGGGGGTAGCGCTGCAGCGTGTGTCCCTCGTGAATTTCCGTCAGAGCCTGGCGATCATTGTGACGACGATGGCGGGCATCTATACGGGGTTGTCCGTCGTGACCGCCTTCGGCGTCGTCTACAACAGCGCCCGCATCTCGCTTTCGGAGCATGCGCGAGAGCTGGCGACCCTGCGCGTCCTCGGCTTCAGCCAGGGCGAGACGATGCGCATTCTTCTGCTCGAACTGGCCGCTATCGTCGCGCTTGCCCAGCCGCCGGGTTGGGCGATCGGTTACGGCCTTTCATTGGTGATGAACAAGCAGCTTGCCGGGGAGCTCATGCGCGCGCCCCTCGTCGTCGAGAATGCCACCTATGTGCTGGCGACCGCGGTCATCTTCTTCGCGGCACTGATTTCGGCGCTTGTCGTCGGGCGTCGCGTCTACGAGCTGGACCTGGTGTCCGTGCTCAAAACCAGGGAATAA
- a CDS encoding MgtC/SapB family protein: MEALILRLGLALAIGLLVGLERGWREREAPAGSRTAGIRTYGISGLLGGILAALSDAQRSDLIFAAGFMSFALSFTWFKLREARHDEDFSVTGVIAGLAVFALGGLAVTGDYRVAAAGAAALAGVLASRELMHNLLKKLSWIELRSALVLAAMTAIGLPLLPNHAIDPWGGFNPREIWLFTVLSATISFIGYVAVRLLGSSRGLLVGGLVGAVVSSTAVTASFGQKARSGEEPTALAGAASIAAVVSLLRVLAVVLLVSPRVLPVVAVPIIAAAAIFAAGGAALMTKSPPTADEPVNSRNPFELVPLLIFAGLFALTATTGAALMTGMGNNSLIAISAVSGLFDVDVAILTALRAGGGAAPLQIVAAAVLVAVLANAGGRVLVAMTSGTLRYGASLATVSLLAAGTGVAVYFFIVR; encoded by the coding sequence ATGGAAGCTCTTATTCTCCGTTTAGGGCTTGCTCTGGCAATAGGCCTGCTCGTGGGACTTGAGCGAGGATGGCGGGAAAGGGAAGCGCCGGCAGGCAGCCGCACGGCAGGCATCCGCACCTATGGTATTTCGGGTCTGCTTGGGGGGATCTTGGCGGCACTGTCCGATGCGCAGCGGAGCGACCTCATCTTTGCCGCAGGTTTCATGAGCTTCGCGCTGAGTTTTACCTGGTTCAAGCTGCGCGAGGCGCGACACGATGAGGATTTCAGCGTCACCGGCGTCATTGCCGGATTAGCGGTTTTCGCGCTCGGCGGATTGGCGGTGACTGGCGATTACAGGGTGGCGGCGGCGGGCGCGGCTGCACTCGCTGGCGTGCTCGCCAGCCGCGAGCTAATGCACAACCTTCTCAAGAAACTGTCATGGATCGAACTGCGTTCGGCTCTCGTGCTGGCGGCGATGACCGCGATCGGGCTGCCTCTTCTCCCAAACCATGCCATTGACCCCTGGGGCGGTTTTAATCCACGTGAAATCTGGCTCTTCACGGTCCTGAGCGCCACCATTTCATTTATCGGCTACGTCGCGGTTCGCTTGCTTGGCTCGTCAAGAGGATTGTTGGTGGGCGGCTTGGTGGGCGCGGTTGTTTCGTCGACTGCCGTGACGGCTAGCTTCGGTCAGAAAGCACGCTCTGGTGAGGAGCCTACGGCATTGGCGGGAGCGGCAAGCATAGCAGCCGTCGTATCGCTACTGCGGGTGCTGGCGGTCGTCCTTCTCGTCTCCCCGCGCGTCTTGCCCGTGGTCGCCGTACCGATCATCGCGGCTGCGGCCATTTTCGCCGCCGGTGGTGCCGCTCTGATGACCAAATCTCCACCTACCGCCGACGAGCCGGTCAATTCGCGGAATCCGTTTGAGCTCGTTCCGCTTCTTATCTTTGCAGGCCTGTTTGCCCTGACCGCTACGACCGGCGCGGCCTTGATGACCGGTATGGGCAATAATAGCTTGATCGCGATTTCGGCCGTGTCAGGGTTATTCGACGTCGATGTGGCGATACTGACGGCGCTTCGCGCCGGCGGCGGAGCGGCACCGCTGCAGATTGTCGCGGCCGCAGTGCTCGTCGCAGTACTCGCAAACGCAGGCGGAAGGGTATTGGTTGCGATGACGTCTGGAACACTACGCTATGGGGCATCGCTCGCCACTGTATCGCTTCTCGCCGCAGGTACCGGAGTCGCGGTTTATTTCTTCATTGTCCGCTAA
- a CDS encoding YoaK family protein produces the protein MTVQRRRRIIKRQRSSVGLALVAAISFLAGMTDAIGLMSLGDFVSFMSGNTTRASVALIQGDVARGVLLIGGLITFVIGNAAGVMVSIRFRPQAVLLFVSVLLACAALLSDQRELRFLLLILAMGAINASVEQIEGLPVGLTYVTGALSRFGRGLGRWAMGIRNTHWVIQIVPWLGMMAGAISGAALVQQVGNPALWLPSAAALSLTAVAIQIPRRWQSRFIQHR, from the coding sequence ATGACGGTACAGCGGCGGCGGCGCATCATTAAGCGTCAGAGGAGTTCTGTTGGTTTGGCGCTTGTCGCTGCAATATCGTTCCTCGCAGGCATGACGGATGCCATAGGGCTTATGTCCCTCGGGGATTTTGTGTCGTTCATGAGTGGCAACACGACTCGCGCATCCGTCGCCCTGATCCAGGGCGACGTCGCGCGGGGAGTGCTTCTCATCGGGGGCCTGATCACCTTCGTGATAGGGAACGCCGCGGGAGTGATGGTCTCGATCAGGTTCAGGCCGCAAGCTGTTTTGCTGTTTGTATCCGTTCTGCTCGCATGCGCAGCCCTGTTATCCGATCAAAGAGAGCTCCGGTTCCTTTTGCTTATTCTGGCGATGGGAGCGATCAACGCCTCTGTCGAGCAGATCGAAGGGCTGCCGGTTGGCTTAACATATGTTACCGGGGCACTGTCACGCTTCGGACGAGGTTTGGGACGCTGGGCGATGGGCATCCGCAACACGCATTGGGTCATCCAAATCGTGCCGTGGCTCGGCATGATGGCAGGAGCCATTTCAGGGGCAGCCCTTGTTCAACAAGTGGGCAACCCTGCCCTATGGTTACCGTCGGCTGCAGCCCTGTCATTGACAGCAGTCGCGATCCAAATACCCCGGCGCTGGCAAAGCAGGTTCATTCAACACCGTTAG
- a CDS encoding YeeE/YedE family protein: protein MTEINYLWPLAGGLLIGLSAGLYLLLNGRIAGISGLAAAAAGLTHDGDSKLGLGFLAGIIAGAWLTATLVRHPDITLTSSPALLIAAGLIVGYGTRLGSGCTSGHGVCGLARLSPRSLAATAIFIAVAGATVFVTRHLVGVQP, encoded by the coding sequence ATGACTGAAATAAACTATCTCTGGCCCCTGGCAGGCGGCCTCCTGATCGGCCTGTCGGCAGGCCTCTACCTTCTGCTGAACGGAAGGATAGCCGGGATTTCCGGCCTCGCGGCCGCCGCAGCCGGCTTGACCCATGACGGCGACAGCAAGTTGGGACTGGGTTTCCTCGCCGGCATCATCGCAGGCGCTTGGCTGACGGCCACGCTCGTCCGCCACCCCGACATCACGCTCACGTCTTCGCCAGCACTGCTGATTGCCGCCGGACTCATCGTTGGCTATGGCACCCGGCTCGGATCGGGCTGCACGAGCGGCCACGGCGTTTGCGGGCTTGCGCGGCTTTCGCCGCGTTCGCTTGCCGCCACAGCAATCTTCATAGCCGTTGCGGGCGCGACGGTCTTCGTCACCCGCCATCTCGTTGGAGTCCAGCCATGA
- a CDS encoding alpha/beta fold hydrolase, with protein MAAMGRIGWELSAVSIAVVVAGGLVFLSYSNDIDRARFAVASGARVANTAAGPIEYAERGEGTPLLSIHGAGGGWDQGLTNVADLVGNGFRVIAPSRFGYLGTPIPSDASPAAQADAHRALLSELQIDKAVVVGVSAGARSAIELALRHPDRVSALILIVPGTYAPESPVMVEGSRGSAFVFWLVNTGADFAWWATEKLAPSILIRFLGVPPEVVEAAPENDRNRVMAIIRSVEPLSRRFPGINIDSAPDLHRLPLEKIAAPTLVVSAQDDLFNTLPAAKFAAGSIPGAKLVVYDTGGHLLVGDGEDVKKAVSDFLAQTGTMQPSGSRGGPSVWPNSPAPSSTRS; from the coding sequence ATGGCGGCCATGGGTCGGATCGGGTGGGAGTTATCAGCGGTCTCTATCGCTGTCGTGGTCGCAGGCGGGCTGGTTTTCCTGTCCTACAGCAATGACATCGACCGCGCGCGTTTTGCGGTCGCCAGTGGCGCGCGAGTTGCGAATACGGCCGCAGGTCCGATCGAATATGCCGAGCGAGGTGAAGGCACTCCGCTCCTGTCCATCCACGGTGCAGGTGGCGGGTGGGATCAGGGGCTGACCAACGTTGCCGATCTTGTCGGAAACGGCTTTCGCGTCATCGCTCCGTCGCGCTTCGGGTATCTGGGGACGCCGATTCCGTCCGATGCGTCGCCCGCCGCCCAAGCGGACGCCCATAGGGCGCTGCTCTCCGAGCTTCAGATCGACAAAGCCGTGGTCGTCGGTGTCTCGGCGGGCGCACGCTCGGCAATCGAACTGGCGCTTCGCCATCCGGATAGGGTGTCAGCGCTCATTCTGATTGTCCCTGGAACCTACGCGCCCGAGAGTCCAGTGATGGTCGAGGGGAGTCGTGGCAGCGCGTTTGTCTTCTGGCTGGTCAATACCGGCGCCGATTTCGCCTGGTGGGCGACCGAAAAGCTTGCTCCGTCAATTCTCATCCGCTTCCTCGGGGTGCCCCCTGAAGTTGTTGAAGCGGCCCCCGAAAACGACCGAAATCGCGTGATGGCCATTATCCGCAGCGTCGAACCGCTTTCGCGGCGCTTCCCCGGCATTAACATCGATAGTGCGCCCGATCTCCACCGGCTGCCTCTCGAGAAGATCGCCGCTCCCACCTTGGTCGTCTCGGCCCAGGATGATCTTTTCAACACGCTCCCCGCAGCCAAATTCGCGGCCGGCAGCATTCCGGGCGCGAAGTTGGTCGTCTACGACACCGGCGGGCATCTGCTCGTTGGAGATGGGGAGGACGTTAAGAAGGCGGTCAGCGATTTCCTTGCTCAGACAGGCACAATGCAACCTTCCGGGTCCCGTGGCGGGCCGTCTGTTTGGCCAAATTCGCCCGCACCGTCGTCGACGCGGTCATGA
- a CDS encoding Spy/CpxP family protein refolding chaperone, with translation MATLRTILLASTMLMLGTPGFAKDAHHPEATAGQISEEAVQPAVPAANPVAGMPGGMMCGDMMAGMMRMMAGGQDPMGMMGGQASAGQTGMSAMAQMMAPEHIEGRIAFLKTELKVTPQQEASWNAFTEVLRANVGGLPDGMMQMPGAMSDQGGAAATPLQRIEVREGILNSRLESVRKLKAVLAPLYQSFDGAQKQKADRLLVPPMMGMM, from the coding sequence ATGGCGACACTGCGGACGATCCTGCTGGCGAGCACAATGCTTATGCTTGGCACGCCAGGCTTTGCAAAAGACGCGCACCATCCCGAGGCCACAGCCGGGCAGATCAGCGAAGAAGCTGTGCAGCCGGCGGTTCCCGCCGCAAATCCGGTCGCCGGGATGCCAGGTGGCATGATGTGCGGTGACATGATGGCCGGCATGATGCGGATGATGGCCGGCGGACAAGACCCCATGGGCATGATGGGCGGCCAAGCATCTGCGGGGCAGACCGGCATGAGTGCGATGGCCCAGATGATGGCCCCCGAACACATTGAGGGACGTATCGCGTTCCTGAAGACGGAACTCAAGGTAACGCCTCAGCAGGAGGCGTCTTGGAACGCCTTCACCGAGGTTCTGCGCGCCAATGTCGGCGGCTTGCCGGACGGCATGATGCAGATGCCGGGCGCTATGAGCGACCAGGGCGGTGCCGCCGCGACCCCACTGCAGCGCATCGAAGTCAGGGAAGGCATTCTGAACAGCCGCCTCGAAAGCGTGCGCAAGTTGAAGGCTGTTCTCGCGCCTCTCTATCAGTCGTTCGATGGAGCGCAGAAACAGAAGGCTGACAGACTGCTCGTGCCTCCGATGATGGGCATGATGTAA